The Haloferax marinisediminis nucleotide sequence TTCTCGTACGCAATGAGACGTACGGTAGCATGTCATCATCGACCGTGATGGTCACCGGCGGAACCGGGTTCATCGGTTCGTACGTCGCACTGGACCTCCTCGAAGCGGGCCACGACGTCGTCGCCTACGACCTCTCGACCGACCCTCGAATCTTAGAGAAACTCGGTATCGCCGACGACGTGACGATACGCCGCGGTGACGTAACCGACCCGACCGACGTCGTGCGGGCAGTCAAAGAGACGGGGACGACACACATCATCCACCTCGCGGCGCTCTTGACGACGACTGCACGGGCGAATCCACGCGCCGCCCTCGACGTGAACGTGATGGGGACGAACAACATCTTCGAGGCCGCACGGGCGCTCTCCGACCAGGTCGAGCGCGTAGCGTGGGCTTCCTCCGCGGCAGTCTACGCGCCGCCGACGAACTACGGTGACGACTTCGTCACCGAGTCGGACCTCGTCTATCCAGACACGCTCTACGGGGCGACCAAAGAGTACAACGAGCATCAAGCGCGCGTCTACTACGAGGACTTCGGCGTCTCACACGTCGCCATCCGACCGACAGTCGCCTACGGACCGTACCGTGAGACCGGTGGGTCGGCGTTCCTCGCGAACATCGTCGAAAAGCCTGCACTGGGCGAAGCCTTCAGCGTCGACTACGGCGACCAGGTCATCGACTGGCAGCACGTCCGCGACATCGCACAGGCGTTCCGGAAAGCCGCGTTCACGCCAGACGAAGACCTGACGCAGCGTGTCTACAACGTCCGTGGCGAACTCGCGACGATTCGCGAGGCGGCAGAGATGGTCGAGGAAATCATTCCAGACGCAGACCTCACCGTCTCCGACGAGGGCGAACTGCCGTGGACCCAACGCCTCGACATGACGAAGGCACAGGACGACCTCGGCTACGACCCCGAGTACGACCTCGAAACTGGGTTCCGCGACTACATCAACGTCCTTCGCAAAGAAAACGGACTGGACCCAGTCTAAGCGTCTGGAGTCGTCTCAGTCGTCCGTCCCCGGCGTTTCGTCGAGCAAGTCCCGAATATCTTCGGCTGACAACAGGTCGATTAAATTCGCTCCCTCGTCGTACCGTTCTCGTTCTTCGGGCGTGAGATACTCGGCTAAGTCGTGGTCGGAGAGCAGTTCTTCGAGTCGTTCGTCCAGGTCGTCTGGGTCGTAGCCGGGGATGACCATACACACGTGTATGTTCTCTGTTATCTTATAGCTCAGTGTGCTCAGTTCCAGTGTGTCGCGTCCGAACGAGAAGACGAAGGAGTCCCGTTGGTGCTGCTCAGTCCACAACGACACCGTCGTCCTTCGCGTTCGGCGCACCGACAATGAACACCTCACCGTCTTCGACACAACCGAGTTGGCGGACTTCGTCAGGGGAGACGACGACGACGTCACCGGGTTCCAGTGTGAGCGCCTCCGTCTCGTCTCCTTCGTCGTCGAAAAACGTCATCTCGAACTGCCCCGAGAGGACATGATAGAGCTCCTCCTGTTCTTTCTGGTAGTGTTTGGTGCTGTGTTCACCGGATTCGAAGACCCACACTGACGGGCGCATCTTCTTCGGTCGGAGTTCGTAGCCGACGGCGCGAACGCGTCCATCTGCAATCGTATTTTCGTGCAGTTCGAGGTCGGAGAGGTTGACACGGTCGTACATCACTCCGACGTGGGACGGATAGCACCTAAAGGTGTAGGTGAAAATGGACTGACAGCGCGTGAGGCTACTGGGTCTGTGAGTACTGCTCGACCCACTCTTGCAGGCTGATTCCCATCGCCGCCTGCGTGATTGCATTCGACGACGCAGAGTTCGCACTCTTGACGAGTTCCGATTCGAGTGTTCGCGTCGGTATCTCACCGATGAAGTGGGGAATCGCTCGTTGGACGGCGAGTGGACACCCAACTTCGTGTGCGAGGGCGTATCCGGACAGAGAGTGCGGAATCTCCTGTGTGGCGTACTCGGGGTCGGGCGTGTCGAGCACGTCGTCGTCGACGAAGTCGACGTACTCGTAGCACTTGCCAACGTCGTGGAGCAAG carries:
- a CDS encoding NAD-dependent epimerase/dehydratase family protein, coding for MVTGGTGFIGSYVALDLLEAGHDVVAYDLSTDPRILEKLGIADDVTIRRGDVTDPTDVVRAVKETGTTHIIHLAALLTTTARANPRAALDVNVMGTNNIFEAARALSDQVERVAWASSAAVYAPPTNYGDDFVTESDLVYPDTLYGATKEYNEHQARVYYEDFGVSHVAIRPTVAYGPYRETGGSAFLANIVEKPALGEAFSVDYGDQVIDWQHVRDIAQAFRKAAFTPDEDLTQRVYNVRGELATIREAAEMVEEIIPDADLTVSDEGELPWTQRLDMTKAQDDLGYDPEYDLETGFRDYINVLRKENGLDPV
- a CDS encoding HD domain-containing protein codes for the protein MNADDYRQQVEAAYPELDDIEDDDLRENVIDAWCLGLERGGWRDIDDIPYAWNIHEVTNVEHVRGVTRIAIRAAEEQRDFHGADPDFDVVVAACLLHDVGKCYEYVDFVDDDVLDTPDPEYATQEIPHSLSGYALAHEVGCPLAVQRAIPHFIGEIPTRTLESELVKSANSASSNAITQAAMGISLQEWVEQYSQTQ
- a CDS encoding cupin domain-containing protein → MYDRVNLSDLELHENTIADGRVRAVGYELRPKKMRPSVWVFESGEHSTKHYQKEQEELYHVLSGQFEMTFFDDEGDETEALTLEPGDVVVVSPDEVRQLGCVEDGEVFIVGAPNAKDDGVVVD